One stretch of Campylobacter sp. DNA includes these proteins:
- a CDS encoding S8 family peptidase yields MNYDLTSKFPNLRCKERLNLPTLSIAACLLLSGTCLGAYTETGMLGNTSSWESDEYKKDWGLTSMNASTAYALGFDGSGVKIGVMDSGVLLSHPEFGGGRIHIVKTIGNYDKDGMRYPDAAYGNGPINKNQPVKNGKKNFDTTDNGAFKKGEAFDIDGAWIRGVNDAHGTHVGGTMAANRDGSGMHGVAYGAQLYSANTGGNDNMTYGPNQDYNYFLKAYTVLSDAGARVINNSWGSNRRVNSSFSGALGYKSTYGWRAVPEYGVEFYDVTVANQTTEAKDHINLKDIEEAKKAYYQFVTKDEKSFIDAAYEVAVKRQVIQVFTAGNRSLMAESFTRAALPYFRPDAEKYWVNVTGQAGGEGYPNDSSEYIRGYASASDIQEFNYAGHSKWWTIAAPAEEIYSAYVELTNDATYGNAIYKSSGGTSMAAPHVSGALGVIFQRYPYMNAAQVRDTMLTTARQTTLRAGHEGQPLERWAVTG; encoded by the coding sequence ATGAATTACGATCTAACATCGAAATTTCCGAATTTGCGCTGCAAAGAGCGCTTAAACCTACCTACGCTATCCATAGCGGCATGTTTGTTGCTGTCGGGTACTTGTCTAGGCGCCTATACCGAAACGGGAATGCTCGGTAATACGAGTAGTTGGGAGAGTGACGAATATAAAAAAGATTGGGGTTTAACCTCAATGAACGCTTCTACGGCTTATGCACTAGGCTTTGACGGTAGCGGCGTAAAAATCGGCGTTATGGACTCGGGCGTACTGCTTAGCCACCCAGAATTTGGAGGCGGTAGAATTCACATCGTAAAAACGATCGGAAACTATGACAAAGACGGGATGAGATACCCTGATGCCGCTTACGGCAATGGACCGATAAATAAAAATCAGCCTGTAAAAAACGGCAAAAAGAATTTTGATACTACGGATAACGGCGCATTTAAAAAAGGAGAAGCCTTTGATATAGATGGTGCATGGATAAGGGGTGTAAACGACGCCCACGGCACACACGTGGGTGGCACTATGGCAGCAAATAGAGACGGTAGTGGTATGCATGGCGTAGCTTACGGAGCGCAGCTCTACTCCGCCAACACGGGTGGCAACGATAATATGACCTACGGTCCAAATCAGGACTATAACTACTTCCTAAAAGCATACACCGTCCTATCTGATGCAGGAGCTAGAGTTATAAATAATAGTTGGGGTTCAAATAGGCGCGTGAATTCATCATTTTCTGGTGCTCTAGGCTATAAATCTACCTACGGCTGGCGCGCTGTACCTGAATATGGCGTAGAATTTTACGATGTAACGGTAGCTAATCAAACTACTGAGGCCAAAGATCATATAAATTTAAAAGATATCGAAGAAGCCAAAAAAGCCTATTATCAATTTGTTACTAAAGACGAGAAAAGCTTCATAGACGCCGCTTACGAAGTAGCGGTCAAAAGGCAGGTCATTCAGGTTTTTACGGCGGGAAATAGAAGTCTTATGGCGGAGTCTTTTACACGTGCAGCCCTACCGTATTTCAGGCCCGATGCAGAAAAATACTGGGTAAATGTCACGGGACAAGCCGGTGGAGAAGGCTATCCAAACGATTCAAGTGAATATATCAGAGGCTACGCTTCCGCATCCGATATACAAGAGTTTAACTACGCTGGACACTCCAAATGGTGGACAATCGCCGCCCCTGCCGAGGAGATATATTCCGCCTATGTCGAGCTTACGAATGATGCTACCTATGGCAATGCGATTTATAAGTCCTCGGGTGGTACCTCTATGGCGGCCCCACACGTAAGCGGTGCGTTAGGTGTCATATTCCAGCGCTATCCATATATGAATGCGGCACAGGTCCGCGATACGATGCTTACTACCGCAAGACAAACGACGCTTAGAGCAGGTCACGAAGGGCAACCCTTGGAGCGCTGGGCAGTGACGGGCTAG
- a CDS encoding tetratricopeptide repeat protein: MKKFLIALALAAAANAGFISEGIQAQQSGDHKKLAEIYERACGLENKASGCYNLAVLYFEGTGNVEKNFEKAISLYEKACSAKFALACNNLGYIYESGNGADQNFTKAAAYYEKACKDNEGCTSLGLLYANGAGLAKDVVKAASLYEKACTYGDMMGCNNLGYLYLKGEGVEQSFAKAKIFYEKACGGDIGIGCNNLGYLYAFGQGVGQDYKQAKQQYEKACNLGYFDGCNNLAIMYAEGKGVKSDNAKAKEFFKKSCDGGIKMGCENLEFLNSISK; this comes from the coding sequence TTGAAAAAATTTCTAATAGCGTTAGCCTTGGCTGCCGCGGCAAATGCGGGCTTTATCAGCGAGGGCATTCAGGCACAGCAAAGCGGCGATCATAAAAAACTCGCAGAAATTTACGAGCGAGCGTGCGGTTTGGAAAATAAAGCTTCGGGATGCTATAATCTAGCCGTTTTGTATTTTGAGGGTACCGGCAACGTAGAGAAAAATTTCGAAAAAGCGATCAGCCTCTACGAGAAGGCGTGCAGCGCCAAATTTGCGCTTGCGTGCAACAATCTAGGCTATATCTACGAAAGCGGCAACGGCGCGGATCAAAATTTCACCAAAGCCGCGGCTTATTATGAAAAAGCCTGCAAAGATAACGAAGGCTGCACCTCGCTCGGGCTTTTATACGCAAACGGCGCCGGGCTTGCAAAGGACGTCGTCAAGGCGGCGAGCCTTTATGAAAAAGCCTGCACCTACGGCGATATGATGGGCTGCAACAACCTGGGCTATCTGTATCTAAAGGGCGAAGGCGTGGAGCAAAGCTTCGCAAAGGCTAAAATTTTTTACGAAAAGGCTTGCGGCGGCGACATCGGCATCGGCTGCAACAACCTAGGCTATCTATACGCCTTCGGGCAGGGGGTGGGCCAGGATTATAAGCAAGCAAAGCAGCAGTATGAAAAGGCGTGCAATCTCGGCTACTTCGACGGCTGCAATAACCTAGCCATAATGTATGCCGAAGGTAAGGGCGTGAAGTCCGATAACGCCAAAGCAAAAGAGTTTTTCAAAAAAAGCTGCGACGGCGGCATCAAGATGGGATGCGAGAATTTGGAATTTTTAAATTCGATTAGTAAGTAA
- the ccsA gene encoding cytochrome c biogenesis protein CcsA: protein MSALKILKFFISYKFALCLLFILAAGAGVATFLESIYDMQTAKILVYEARWYECVMGAATLSLLGIIIKTKMWRRFGSFVLHAAFIVIFIGAALTRYFGTEGVLHVRAGESENEMVSVKPYLQIRTQDALFEHPLNLSQIGDNDFSFTQSINSKSFTVKFSSYKPAPKGEQGTLAVKAGFEGGSEQEAQLRGGAGWLGEPKILNFDGEEIMLSWGSKLIELPFAVKLLKFKLERYPGSQSPSSYASDVEILKDGKSVGEHEIYMNHPLSFDGFKLFQSSYDTDELGTVLELNRDPGKIPTYFGYFLLCVGFIGNLFTAGSRFKKLAKFIKNNAPAALLLIAPLFFGIELRAADENYLANLKANSRVHANGAFAELLVQDYMGRIKPLSTEASEIVNKISGTDSLYGLSAEQMILGMSLNPAFWRDQKIIKIKNDEIKKMLGLAPQERYASFNSVFDENGNYKLAHALDEANEKSASRRGVLDNELIKFDERLNIAYLTFRGVFFKFIPVPNDPQNAWLSPNDAFADYSIAPQIKGVLNDYLNGLQDGISDNDWAKADAALAELKNYQRATSAAILPSVSRVKAEVFYNKASVFKKLVYCYMILGGVALVLALLGALFGKRFALAQKILFAAFAASFAAHTLALALRWYVAAHAPWSDSYESMIYIGWSAVLAGIIFFRKSLLTLSASCLLASIVMLVAHMSFVNPQITNLVPVLKSYWLSIHVSVITASYGFLGLSCLLGLLALVLMALKNSANCERLNAQIRYITAINEISLIVGLSMLTLGNFFGGVWANESWGRYWGWDSKETWSYVSIIVYAIVLHLKLIPKLGSIYVYCVSSTLAYSSIIMTYFGVNFYLTGMHSYAAGDAPQIPAPFYCIIAAVFLIIALAFRGRDVKTI, encoded by the coding sequence ATGAGCGCACTAAAAATATTAAAATTTTTTATCTCTTACAAGTTTGCGCTCTGCCTCCTTTTTATCCTAGCCGCAGGTGCCGGCGTCGCGACCTTTTTAGAGAGCATTTACGACATGCAAACGGCTAAAATTTTAGTCTATGAGGCGCGCTGGTACGAGTGCGTCATGGGCGCTGCGACGCTGAGCCTGCTCGGCATAATCATAAAAACCAAAATGTGGCGCCGCTTCGGCTCCTTCGTTCTGCACGCGGCATTTATCGTCATCTTTATCGGCGCGGCGCTGACGCGCTATTTCGGCACCGAGGGCGTGCTGCACGTAAGAGCGGGCGAGAGCGAAAACGAGATGGTAAGCGTCAAGCCATACTTGCAAATCCGCACGCAAGACGCGCTGTTTGAGCACCCGCTAAATCTATCTCAGATCGGCGATAACGATTTTAGCTTCACGCAAAGTATAAATTCCAAAAGCTTCACCGTCAAATTTAGCTCCTACAAACCCGCGCCCAAAGGCGAGCAGGGCACGCTTGCGGTAAAAGCGGGCTTTGAGGGCGGAAGCGAGCAAGAAGCGCAGCTGCGTGGCGGCGCTGGCTGGCTGGGTGAACCCAAAATTTTAAACTTTGACGGCGAGGAGATAATGCTAAGCTGGGGCTCGAAACTCATAGAGCTTCCGTTTGCGGTAAAGCTTTTGAAATTTAAGCTCGAACGCTACCCGGGCTCGCAAAGCCCGTCATCCTACGCCAGCGACGTTGAAATTTTAAAAGATGGCAAGAGCGTAGGGGAGCATGAAATTTATATGAACCACCCGCTAAGCTTTGACGGCTTTAAGCTCTTTCAATCCTCCTACGACACCGACGAGCTGGGCACGGTGCTGGAGCTTAATCGCGATCCTGGTAAAATCCCCACTTATTTCGGCTATTTCTTGCTTTGCGTCGGATTTATCGGCAATCTTTTTACCGCGGGTAGCAGGTTTAAAAAGCTAGCTAAATTTATCAAAAATAACGCGCCCGCCGCGCTTCTTCTAATCGCGCCGCTTTTTTTCGGCATTGAGCTTCGCGCCGCGGATGAAAACTATCTGGCAAACCTTAAAGCCAACTCGCGCGTTCACGCAAACGGCGCGTTCGCAGAGCTTTTGGTACAAGATTACATGGGCAGGATCAAGCCGCTTAGCACCGAAGCAAGCGAGATCGTAAATAAAATTTCAGGCACGGATTCGCTTTACGGCTTAAGCGCCGAGCAGATGATTCTAGGAATGAGCCTAAATCCCGCGTTCTGGCGCGATCAAAAGATCATCAAGATCAAAAACGACGAGATCAAAAAGATGCTGGGCTTGGCGCCGCAGGAGCGATATGCGAGCTTTAATTCGGTCTTTGATGAAAACGGCAACTACAAGCTCGCCCACGCCCTGGACGAGGCGAATGAAAAAAGCGCCTCGCGCCGCGGCGTGCTCGATAACGAGCTGATTAAATTCGACGAGCGGCTAAACATCGCGTATCTGACTTTCAGAGGGGTATTTTTTAAATTTATCCCCGTGCCGAACGACCCGCAAAACGCGTGGCTCTCGCCGAACGACGCCTTCGCGGATTATAGTATCGCTCCGCAGATCAAAGGCGTGCTAAACGACTATCTAAACGGCTTGCAAGACGGAATTTCGGATAATGATTGGGCTAAAGCGGATGCAGCACTTGCGGAGCTGAAAAACTACCAAAGAGCCACCTCGGCGGCTATTCTTCCAAGCGTTAGCCGCGTCAAGGCCGAGGTGTTTTATAACAAAGCTTCGGTTTTTAAAAAGCTCGTTTATTGCTATATGATCCTAGGCGGCGTAGCTCTTGTTTTGGCGCTTTTGGGCGCGCTTTTCGGCAAACGCTTTGCGCTAGCGCAAAAAATTTTATTCGCAGCCTTTGCCGCAAGCTTTGCGGCACATACCCTCGCGCTTGCGCTGCGCTGGTACGTCGCGGCTCACGCGCCGTGGAGCGATAGCTATGAGTCGATGATCTACATCGGCTGGTCGGCGGTGCTTGCGGGGATCATATTTTTTAGAAAGTCCCTACTTACGCTAAGCGCGAGCTGCTTGCTGGCTAGCATCGTGATGCTGGTAGCGCATATGAGCTTCGTAAATCCACAGATTACCAACCTCGTGCCGGTGCTAAAGTCCTATTGGCTTAGCATCCACGTCTCGGTTATCACGGCTAGCTACGGATTTTTAGGACTTAGCTGTCTGCTCGGTCTTTTGGCTCTTGTTTTGATGGCGCTTAAAAACAGCGCCAATTGCGAGCGGCTTAACGCTCAGATCAGATATATAACGGCGATAAATGAGATCAGCCTCATCGTGGGGCTTTCGATGCTGACGCTCGGAAATTTCTTCGGCGGCGTGTGGGCGAATGAGAGCTGGGGGCGATACTGGGGCTGGGATAGCAAAGAGACCTGGTCGTATGTCTCGATCATCGTCTATGCGATCGTGCTGCATCTAAAGCTTATCCCGAAGCTCGGTTCGATCTATGTTTATTGCGTGAGCTCGACGCTCGCGTATAGCTCGATCATAATGACCTATTTCGGCGTAAATTTCTACCTCACCGGCATGCACTCTTACGCCGCGGGAGATGCGCCGCAGATACCCGCGCCGTTTTATTGTATAATAGCGGCGGTATTTTTAATAATCGCTCTTGCTTTCAGGGGCAGGGACGTAAAAACGATATGA
- a CDS encoding FtsX-like permease family protein, with protein MISKSFIDYSVTLLRKDRADHAFSFAIFAFIVFVLSSVLFISGSIQNDLEKVIKLRPDIVVEALRAGKRDLMHDGYIYDISKIAGVSEVQGAVDGMYYFAQKRVWFHIVGDESLSENEMIVGEGVKAAMGEWYYEDEFHFLTEQRLIAIKINKISPHESSIVSNDVIYLNPVTAREVLSLKEGEYTKLYVSVPNPNEVSEVALKIVNLYPNTQALSAEDAVAEVRHLYYYKGGIFMVLYAVAMISFFILLKNQISLAYGEKKKEIAILRSIGFCIKDIIAMKFIQNFIVSLSAYLLGVAGAYAYVFILDAPLLRDIFLGGELRNFITFTPAINFNMLFLIFVFSVIPFLAFVIIPSWRIAIGDMSEAVK; from the coding sequence ATGATAAGTAAAAGCTTTATCGACTACTCCGTAACTCTGCTGCGAAAAGACAGAGCCGATCACGCCTTTAGCTTCGCGATCTTTGCATTTATCGTTTTTGTTTTAAGCTCGGTGCTTTTTATCTCGGGCTCCATTCAAAACGATCTTGAAAAGGTCATCAAGCTCAGGCCCGACATCGTCGTAGAGGCTCTGCGCGCGGGCAAGCGCGATTTGATGCACGACGGCTATATCTACGATATCTCCAAAATCGCGGGCGTCAGCGAAGTGCAGGGCGCTGTGGACGGGATGTATTACTTTGCTCAAAAGCGCGTTTGGTTTCATATCGTAGGCGACGAAAGCCTGAGCGAAAATGAAATGATCGTAGGCGAGGGGGTAAAGGCGGCGATGGGCGAGTGGTACTACGAGGACGAGTTTCACTTCTTGACCGAACAGCGCCTAATCGCGATTAAGATTAATAAAATTTCGCCGCACGAAAGCAGCATCGTCTCAAACGACGTGATCTATCTAAACCCCGTTACCGCGCGCGAGGTGCTAAGCCTCAAAGAGGGCGAATACACCAAACTCTACGTAAGCGTGCCCAACCCCAACGAAGTAAGCGAAGTAGCGCTTAAGATCGTAAATTTATACCCCAACACGCAAGCTCTCAGCGCCGAGGACGCGGTAGCCGAAGTGAGGCATCTGTATTATTACAAGGGTGGAATTTTTATGGTGCTTTACGCCGTGGCGATGATCTCGTTTTTCATCTTGCTGAAAAATCAAATTTCGCTCGCATACGGCGAGAAGAAAAAGGAGATCGCGATCTTGCGCAGCATCGGCTTTTGTATAAAGGACATCATCGCGATGAAATTTATTCAAAATTTCATCGTCTCGCTAAGTGCGTATCTGCTCGGCGTCGCGGGCGCTTATGCTTATGTTTTTATCCTGGATGCGCCGCTTCTGCGCGATATATTCTTAGGCGGCGAGCTGCGAAATTTCATCACCTTCACGCCTGCGATAAATTTTAATATGCTCTTTTTGATCTTCGTCTTTAGCGTGATCCCGTTTTTAGCCTTCGTCATCATCCCATCCTGGCGCATCGCTATAGGTGATATGAGCGAGGCGGTCAAATGA
- a CDS encoding nitrous oxide reductase accessory protein NosL, translating into MILRSFLASAALVAFVFGASMDGANKPAKPMFQSVDPSKATLVGSGEGKEYCAVCGMNLVKFYKTNHVWNGKQVASLHCLYELTEGKIPSDAQVVDTKNLNLIDVNKAFYVVGSKVKGTMTRNSKYAFSTEADAKEFQAENGGEIMSFAKAYEIAGQDFEGDNKMIKAKREGGVYAHGKEFYETNCAKTDAKSFKAISELKAHLKKTCDVKGASKAPEYDKHLQAAALYLWDAPANLGSSGKDTKAKKPEKIVVPQGAKCPVCGMLVGKNPNWAAMIEVQGGENLYFDGVKDLMKYYFQKGKSFDKIYVTDYYKLHKIDAKSAFFVLGSNVLGPMGDELIAFDSESAAKTFAKDHGGKSVLKFDEIQESVIEGL; encoded by the coding sequence ATGATTTTACGTTCGTTTTTAGCTTCGGCTGCGCTCGTTGCGTTCGTTTTCGGTGCCTCGATGGACGGGGCCAATAAACCGGCAAAGCCTATGTTTCAAAGCGTGGATCCAAGCAAGGCTACGCTTGTAGGAAGCGGCGAGGGCAAAGAATACTGCGCCGTTTGCGGAATGAATTTGGTTAAATTCTATAAAACTAATCACGTTTGGAACGGCAAGCAAGTAGCTTCTCTGCACTGCTTGTACGAGCTAACGGAGGGAAAAATTCCAAGCGATGCGCAGGTCGTCGATACAAAAAATCTAAATTTGATCGACGTAAATAAAGCCTTTTACGTCGTGGGCAGCAAGGTCAAAGGCACGATGACTCGCAACAGCAAATATGCCTTTTCAACCGAAGCCGACGCGAAGGAATTTCAAGCCGAAAACGGCGGCGAGATAATGAGCTTCGCCAAAGCCTACGAGATTGCAGGGCAGGATTTCGAGGGCGATAACAAGATGATTAAAGCCAAGCGCGAGGGCGGCGTTTACGCGCACGGTAAAGAATTTTACGAAACAAACTGCGCTAAAACGGACGCCAAAAGCTTCAAAGCCATCTCCGAGCTCAAAGCTCATCTCAAAAAGACTTGCGACGTAAAGGGCGCTAGCAAGGCCCCTGAATACGACAAACACCTACAAGCCGCAGCGCTATATTTGTGGGATGCGCCGGCAAATTTAGGCAGCAGCGGTAAAGATACAAAAGCGAAAAAGCCTGAAAAGATCGTCGTGCCGCAAGGCGCTAAATGCCCGGTATGCGGCATGCTAGTGGGTAAAAACCCTAACTGGGCGGCGATGATAGAGGTTCAGGGCGGCGAGAACCTATATTTTGACGGCGTGAAAGACCTGATGAAATACTACTTCCAAAAGGGCAAGAGCTTTGATAAAATTTACGTAACCGACTACTACAAGTTACACAAGATCGATGCTAAAAGTGCATTTTTCGTGCTCGGCTCAAACGTCCTAGGGCCGATGGGCGACGAGCTCATTGCGTTTGATAGCGAGAGCGCGGCTAAGACCTTCGCTAAAGATCACGGAGGCAAGAGCGTGCTTAAATTTGACGAAATTCAAGAGAGCGTAATAGAAGGGCTATGA
- the nrfD gene encoding NrfD/PsrC family molybdoenzyme membrane anchor subunit → MNGAINFTATFSHGVEWGWPIAVYLLLAGMSGGALIVAILVKFYKKQTESTPLFKAASLLSLVTILLGMVCLVADLERPLLFWKILINYNFTSVMSVGVAALCVYIPLTFVACLYAFEADLSGFLSRRLTFLKGLFTLVMKILNALRPLLLALTLVFAVAICAYTGFLISVLVRFPILNTAVLPALFVASGLSAGIAGSSLIAALFFKADPHGGDLKTLHAVEWPVLAMEILLIGMIFVSLVTGSDVQKAASVAFSEGFYAKMFWLGVVGIGFCVPLVLNFALGKKIAHTAFAFYVSALASVVGVLLLRMFILYAGQTYDIIM, encoded by the coding sequence ATGAACGGAGCTATAAATTTCACTGCGACCTTCTCGCACGGCGTGGAGTGGGGCTGGCCGATAGCGGTTTATCTTTTGCTAGCAGGTATGAGCGGCGGCGCTTTGATCGTCGCGATCCTCGTCAAATTTTACAAAAAACAGACCGAAAGTACGCCGCTATTTAAGGCTGCGTCGCTGCTATCTTTAGTTACGATTTTACTCGGTATGGTCTGCCTGGTAGCCGATTTAGAGCGACCGCTTCTTTTTTGGAAAATTTTGATTAATTATAACTTTACATCAGTTATGTCTGTGGGCGTGGCGGCGCTTTGCGTCTATATCCCGCTTACCTTCGTAGCCTGCCTTTATGCGTTTGAAGCTGATCTTAGCGGATTTTTATCGCGCAGACTTACTTTTTTAAAAGGGCTTTTCACGCTCGTAATGAAAATTTTAAACGCGCTTCGCCCGCTACTTCTTGCGCTTACGCTCGTTTTTGCGGTCGCGATCTGCGCTTATACGGGCTTTTTGATCTCGGTTTTAGTTAGATTTCCTATCCTTAATACCGCTGTTTTACCTGCGCTTTTCGTGGCGTCTGGCTTATCGGCGGGTATTGCGGGCTCAAGTCTAATAGCCGCGCTTTTCTTTAAAGCGGACCCACACGGAGGCGATCTAAAAACCTTGCACGCGGTCGAGTGGCCGGTTTTAGCGATGGAAATTTTACTAATCGGCATGATTTTCGTCTCGCTAGTAACGGGCAGCGACGTGCAAAAAGCCGCCAGCGTCGCATTTAGCGAGGGATTTTATGCGAAGATGTTTTGGCTAGGTGTCGTTGGCATAGGCTTTTGCGTACCGCTCGTTTTAAATTTCGCACTGGGCAAAAAGATCGCTCACACCGCATTTGCGTTCTACGTTAGCGCGCTTGCTAGCGTGGTCGGAGTATTACTTCTTAGAATGTTTATACTATACGCAGGTCAAACTTACGATATAATAATGTAA
- a CDS encoding ABC transporter ATP-binding protein has translation MSKIEIKQLCKIYNEGRANEFSALKNISLNVEEGQIVILKGVSGSGKSTLLSIIGALSKPSSGEVLVDGANVSKLADIESSAYRHKKIGFIFQSFNLLEALSVYKNVLAPLSLERLSRDELSARIDEAMQIANIAHKKDQIVSSLSGGEKQRCAIARALVMNPQIILADEPTANLDKQNSLGFIEMLSKLKELKKTVLIATHDILFDELSFVDRYVFLKDGEISA, from the coding sequence ATGAGTAAGATAGAGATTAAGCAGCTTTGTAAAATTTACAACGAGGGCAGGGCGAATGAATTTAGCGCTTTGAAAAATATAAGCTTAAACGTCGAGGAAGGGCAGATCGTAATCTTAAAAGGGGTCAGCGGCAGCGGCAAAAGTACGCTTCTATCTATCATAGGCGCGCTTTCTAAGCCGAGCAGCGGCGAGGTTTTGGTGGACGGCGCAAACGTCTCTAAGCTCGCCGATATTGAAAGCTCCGCGTATCGCCATAAAAAAATCGGCTTTATCTTTCAGTCTTTCAATCTGCTTGAGGCGCTTAGCGTCTATAAAAACGTCCTTGCGCCGCTTAGCCTTGAGCGGCTGAGCAGAGATGAGCTTAGCGCGCGCATAGACGAAGCGATGCAGATCGCTAATATCGCGCATAAAAAAGATCAGATCGTCTCCAGCCTTAGCGGCGGCGAGAAGCAGCGCTGCGCTATCGCAAGGGCGCTCGTGATGAATCCGCAGATTATCTTGGCCGACGAGCCGACGGCAAATTTAGACAAACAAAACTCGCTCGGTTTTATCGAGATGCTCTCAAAGCTCAAAGAGCTTAAAAAGACCGTTTTGATCGCGACGCACGACATACTCTTCGACGAGCTAAGCTTCGTGGATCGATACGTCTTTTTAAAAGACGGAGAAATTTCAGCATGA
- a CDS encoding autotransporter outer membrane beta-barrel domain-containing protein: protein MFGPGQFLGNFDITMDQDDIWSNDISDKAIKFRKIEDQNEAAVWAARKAILASKQNLSPEEKAELTFETAREKARAERAAQGYEGALIKRGSGTLTLTGDNTFTGVTTIYGGKISALNQSIGKSKHIDVQNGGELEILHSAVYRIPERNGWRSVSKASDATTVKATINSGGAFVVNDGVNNLNLSFKQGSLLRAGQVNTSDLQNLVDNPGSKKILTATGTFSGANLASTQDSYAFFKTSKEEASGSNLRLSIQSGTSMQDFALSSSQRAFADLLVANRGSGIYTQILGSNHAQAREYYSAFANDAEFAAANNSAINSIMMASIVKNRGGANAVNIDKDTRFWIFSGTNRIKSDKDTGIGKLHSDSFVNLIGIDSLIGDSSSVGVFVGAGRTDDKISGTKEVKSKDFHSGIYSDIGFEPVKFSFGAIYSKYDRDRKLISSVSPIAYEYVGSNASSLSAFAQVSYMGFSNADSFSVEPYAGVSHTRTKIDDVSNSLIRIENKTRNLQAVSIGIKPSVPFRIGGVGLRASADVAYNRFFSDKQPQSYLYVNGLGGTQLKGEKLQNLTTAEAGIEASLSSRATLKLSYVGAYGSDVKSNGIGLRFRLEF from the coding sequence ATGTTTGGTCCTGGGCAATTTTTAGGAAATTTCGACATTACTATGGATCAAGACGATATATGGAGCAACGATATATCTGATAAAGCTATCAAATTTAGAAAAATCGAGGATCAAAACGAAGCAGCCGTTTGGGCAGCAAGAAAAGCCATCCTTGCTTCAAAACAAAATTTAAGCCCAGAGGAAAAAGCCGAGCTTACTTTTGAGACCGCAAGAGAGAAGGCGAGAGCCGAGCGGGCCGCACAGGGCTATGAGGGTGCGCTCATCAAAAGAGGCAGCGGCACCTTAACACTTACGGGCGACAACACTTTCACCGGGGTTACCACTATCTATGGTGGCAAAATTTCGGCGCTCAATCAATCAATCGGTAAAAGCAAACATATCGATGTACAAAATGGCGGCGAACTTGAAATTTTGCACTCTGCAGTATATAGGATACCTGAAAGGAACGGCTGGCGAAGCGTGAGCAAGGCAAGCGATGCAACTACGGTAAAAGCGACAATCAATAGCGGTGGTGCATTCGTAGTAAATGATGGCGTGAATAATTTAAATTTGAGCTTTAAGCAAGGCTCATTACTAAGAGCAGGGCAAGTTAATACTAGCGATCTTCAAAACCTCGTCGATAACCCCGGCTCTAAGAAAATTTTAACCGCCACGGGCACATTTAGCGGTGCAAATTTAGCGAGCACTCAGGATAGCTATGCGTTTTTCAAAACGAGCAAAGAAGAGGCGAGTGGCTCAAATTTACGCCTTTCGATCCAAAGTGGAACGAGTATGCAAGATTTCGCATTAAGCTCTTCGCAAAGAGCGTTCGCAGATCTACTCGTCGCCAATCGCGGCAGCGGAATTTATACGCAAATTTTAGGCTCAAACCATGCTCAAGCGCGAGAGTATTATAGCGCGTTCGCAAATGATGCTGAATTTGCTGCGGCAAATAATTCCGCGATAAATTCCATAATGATGGCAAGCATCGTTAAAAACCGAGGTGGCGCGAATGCTGTAAATATTGATAAAGACACTAGATTTTGGATCTTTTCAGGCACAAATCGAATTAAATCTGATAAAGATACCGGTATTGGCAAATTGCATTCCGATTCATTCGTAAATTTAATCGGTATTGACTCTTTAATCGGCGATAGTTCAAGCGTCGGTGTATTTGTAGGCGCAGGGCGTACGGACGATAAAATAAGCGGCACCAAGGAAGTCAAAAGCAAGGATTTCCATAGCGGAATTTATTCCGACATCGGTTTTGAACCCGTTAAATTTAGCTTCGGTGCGATATATTCGAAATATGATCGAGATAGAAAGCTAATCTCATCGGTTTCGCCTATAGCTTACGAATATGTAGGCTCAAATGCCTCTAGTTTAAGTGCATTCGCACAGGTTTCTTATATGGGTTTTAGCAACGCGGACAGCTTTAGTGTAGAACCCTATGCTGGTGTTTCGCATACTCGCACGAAAATAGACGATGTCAGCAACTCTTTGATTCGCATTGAAAACAAAACGCGAAATTTACAAGCCGTAAGCATTGGTATAAAACCTAGCGTTCCGTTTAGAATCGGCGGAGTAGGTTTAAGAGCAAGCGCAGATGTGGCATATAATCGCTTCTTTTCGGATAAGCAGCCGCAGTCTTATTTATACGTAAACGGGCTAGGTGGTACGCAGCTAAAAGGTGAGAAGTTACAAAACCTAACGACTGCCGAAGCAGGAATCGAGGCATCTCTTTCAAGCCGCGCTACGCTTAAGCTCTCCTACGTCGGAGCATATGGAAGCGATGTTAAATCTAACGGCATAGGACTAAGATTTAGACTGGAATTTTAG